The Loxodonta africana isolate mLoxAfr1 chromosome 14, mLoxAfr1.hap2, whole genome shotgun sequence DNA window TGAAGGAGTTACACTAGTTCAAGTTAAAAGTGGACCCTGAATAGTTACATTATACAAACTGTGAGGTTTTAAACTCGTCACAAGGGACAGAAGTGACATTTTCTACTCACTGCAAGGAAAtcctcactcacacacacagcaccTAAAGCCCATGAACCTGCAGGGGCTGGTCCTCAGCCAGGCCAGTCTCTACACGGAACTGATGAACCTGCAGGGGCTGGTCCTCAGCCAGGCCAGTCTCTACACGGAACTGATGAACCTGCAGGGGCTGGTCCTCAGCCAGGCCAGTCTCTACACGGAACTGATGAACCTGCAGGGGCTGGTCCTCAGCCAGGCCAGTCTCTACACGGAACTGATGAACCTGCAGGGGCTGGTCCTCAGCCAGGCCAGTCTCTACACGGAACTGATGAACCTGCAGGGGCTGGTCCTCAGCCAGGCCAGTCTCTACACGGAACTGATGAACCTGCAGGGGCTGGTCCTCAGCCAGGCCAGTCTCTACACGGAACTGATGAACCTGCAGGGGCTGGTCCTCAGCCAGGCCAGTCTCTACACGGAACTGATGAACCTGCAGGGGCTGGTCCTCAGCCAGGCCAGTCTCTACACGGAACTGATGAACCTGCAGGGGCTGGTCCTCAGCCAGGCCAGTCTCTACACGGAGCTGGCGTATGCTCTCGCGCTGGTCATCCCGTGGCTGAATTACCTCCCCATGCCCTGGCTGCTCAACTGTACAGCTGCTGCATGTGAACTTCTGAAGTGCTTTCACTAATTCATTGTTATCGTAATCCTCAGTGATCCCCTGGACAGCCGTAAGGgtcttcctgctgcttctctgtCGGAGTCTTTTATGGATAAAATCCTCAGTCCCGGCAGGAAACAGGCTGTCACCCTCACCTGCGTCAGCTGAGGGGTGGAAGGAGTGGAGGTTCCGGAAAGCAGACATGCCATACAACTCCTTTTCCTGGGTGGAGACGGCCTGTGGAGGGCGGTGGCGGGCAAGAGGGACGGGGCATGGGGAAGTGAGGGGGCTGGAGGGAGAGGCTGCTGCGTCCTCCGTGGCAGCTCAGTGACTAGGCACGTGAGTTTCTCAAAGTGGAAATCCCAACTCATTAGTGGGCtgtgaaattatttatttatttattttaaagaagtaAAACAGAACAGAGGGAATTGAAAACCTTAGACTTTATAGTGTAAATAATAAGACTGAGTACAGTTTTATGAAAtgcatatatgtagagagagggACTGACTGATTATATGTATAAACTGTTCTGAGATACACCCTGTACGTGTGTATTGGATCTCAaagtaaaatgtatttatttttgtttaagtCCAAGAAAAACGTTTGAAAATCACTGTTTTAGGTATCTCTTATAAAAAGCAGATAGCTGATATCCTGTAACATCATGTACCAGCAATCTCTGCCTTCCCACTGGAAAGTTAAGACTATTTATATTTACTCTTAGtata harbors:
- the LOC104845737 gene encoding uncharacterized protein LOC104845737 yields the protein MSAFRNLHSFHPSADAGEGDSLFPAGTEDFIHKRLRQRSSRKTLTAVQGITEDYDNNELVKALQKFTCSSCTVEQPGHGEVIQPRDDQRESIRQLRVETGLAEDQPLQVHQFRVETGLAEDQPLQVHQFRVETGLAEDQPLQVHQFRVETGLAEDQPLQVHQFRVETGLAEDQPLQVHQFRVETGLAEDQPLQVHQFRVETGLAEDQPLQVHQFRVETGLAEDQPLQVHQFRVETGLAEDQPLQVHQFRVETGLAEDQPLQVHGL